A region from the Muribaculum gordoncarteri genome encodes:
- the purE gene encoding 5-(carboxyamino)imidazole ribonucleotide mutase: MKPIVSIIMGSTSDMPVMGKAAQLLDDFEIPFEINALSAHRTPAEVERFATEAASRGLKVIIAAAGMAAALPGVIAANTTLPVIGVPIASTLDGIDALLSIVQMPPGIPVATVGINGGYNAALLAVEMLALSDERIAARFAEFKKGLANKIVKANAELAEIKYKFKTN; this comes from the coding sequence ATGAAACCAATCGTTAGCATCATCATGGGTAGCACTTCCGACATGCCTGTAATGGGCAAGGCCGCACAGCTGCTTGATGATTTTGAGATTCCGTTTGAAATAAACGCATTGTCGGCTCACCGCACGCCTGCCGAAGTCGAGCGATTTGCAACCGAGGCCGCGTCACGCGGGCTGAAGGTGATTATCGCCGCTGCCGGAATGGCTGCCGCTCTTCCGGGCGTTATTGCCGCCAACACTACGTTGCCCGTAATAGGCGTGCCTATCGCATCGACGCTCGACGGCATCGACGCTCTGCTCTCAATCGTGCAGATGCCTCCGGGCATTCCCGTTGCCACAGTAGGCATAAACGGCGGATACAATGCCGCACTGCTTGCTGTCGAGATGCTTGCATTGAGCGACGAGCGCATCGCAGCACGTTTTGCCGAGTTCAAGAAGGGCCTTGCCAACAAAATCGTGAAGGCCAATGCCGAGCTCGCCGAAATCAAGTATAAATTCAAAACCAACTAA
- the rpoN gene encoding RNA polymerase factor sigma-54: protein MEEALNLSLQQKLQQKLSPLQVRFVRMLEMNGPEVEDEVKHALDDNPALEVAEEPEHEESDFNESAEDMQLADYGSEDEIPSYRLEARNHSASDTYYEPVAVDSSSTLLETLMSQLAEHNLDDTQLTVAQYVIGNLDDNGYLRRDVGSMSYDIEAQTGRHVTTRQVREMLDLVRTLDPAGVGAVDLRDCLLIQLKRKDDSVAVRTAREIVAHYFDLFSKKHYDRLCAALDITPENLRDAMAVIRSLNPKPGSFIGGDPAEERTRHIVPDFAVDVEGRDITLSLLNNIPELQIEETFREDDAERPDATSREREASLFIKQKRDEASEFIKILRMRQETLFNVMHAIVKIQRDFFLNGDDETLIRPMILKDVASITGYDLSVISRATAAKYVATARGVYPLKMFFNERPKDDEDTSTHEILAALKAVIDKEDKRHPLSDEAITSMLAEKGYEIARRTVAKYREKLGLPVARLRREL from the coding sequence ATGGAGGAAGCGCTTAATCTATCATTGCAACAGAAACTGCAGCAGAAGCTTTCTCCGCTTCAGGTGCGTTTTGTCAGGATGCTTGAAATGAACGGACCCGAGGTGGAGGATGAGGTTAAGCACGCCCTCGACGACAACCCGGCGCTTGAGGTGGCCGAGGAGCCGGAGCACGAGGAAAGCGACTTCAATGAGTCGGCCGAGGACATGCAGCTCGCCGACTACGGCTCGGAGGACGAGATTCCTTCCTATCGCCTTGAAGCACGCAACCACAGTGCATCCGACACCTATTACGAGCCGGTGGCTGTCGACTCGTCGTCGACGCTGCTTGAAACCCTGATGTCGCAGCTTGCCGAGCATAATCTTGACGATACGCAGCTCACCGTTGCTCAGTATGTCATAGGCAATCTTGACGACAACGGCTATCTGCGGCGCGATGTGGGGTCGATGAGCTACGACATAGAGGCCCAGACGGGGCGTCATGTCACAACCCGTCAGGTCAGGGAGATGCTCGACCTTGTGCGCACTCTCGACCCGGCCGGAGTCGGGGCTGTCGACTTGCGCGACTGCCTGCTGATTCAGCTGAAACGCAAGGATGATTCGGTGGCGGTGAGGACCGCACGCGAGATTGTGGCTCACTATTTCGACCTCTTCTCCAAGAAGCATTACGACCGGCTGTGTGCCGCGCTCGACATAACGCCGGAGAACCTGCGTGACGCAATGGCGGTGATACGCTCGCTGAATCCCAAGCCGGGAAGTTTCATAGGCGGTGATCCTGCCGAGGAGCGCACGCGTCACATCGTGCCCGACTTTGCTGTGGATGTCGAGGGCCGCGACATAACGCTGTCGCTGCTCAACAACATCCCCGAGCTGCAAATCGAGGAAACATTCCGTGAGGACGATGCGGAGCGTCCCGATGCCACTTCTCGTGAACGCGAGGCCTCGCTGTTTATAAAGCAGAAGCGTGACGAGGCGTCGGAGTTCATCAAGATACTCAGGATGCGTCAGGAAACCCTGTTCAATGTCATGCACGCCATTGTCAAGATTCAGCGTGACTTCTTCCTGAACGGTGACGACGAAACTCTCATACGCCCCATGATATTAAAGGATGTCGCCTCGATTACGGGCTACGACCTTTCGGTAATATCGCGCGCCACGGCCGCGAAGTATGTAGCCACCGCCCGAGGCGTTTACCCGTTGAAGATGTTTTTCAACGAGCGACCAAAGGACGACGAGGACACTTCGACCCATGAGATACTGGCTGCCTTGAAGGCGGTGATCGACAAGGAGGACAAGCGGCATCCGCTGAGCGACGAGGCCATAACATCGATGCTTGCCGAGAAGGGCTATGAGATAGCGCGACGCACGGTGGCAAAATATCGCGAGAAACTCGGACTTCCGGTGGCGCGATTGCGTAGAGAACTCTAA
- a CDS encoding 1-acyl-sn-glycerol-3-phosphate acyltransferase yields MAKNDNLRVDISATLNSRASKYAKFIPGFMVKWLEHTICQDELNGILERTSGKRGAEFCHAVLDDLDIKYNVIGADNMPPNRRVVIVSNHPLGALDGIALIDWVSKIYGPGVKFIVNDLLMAVKPLDNVFLPINKHGKQSRKSSSNIEEVFAGNDPIIIFPAGLVSRKRDEGIRDLKWQKMFINKAVQYHRDIIPVYFDGKDSPFFYNFAKLRTRVGLKFNIEMIYLPREIFRSRHARFTIVAGKPIPYNRFKGGRNAAIEAKAMKRIVYDLKSKIQ; encoded by the coding sequence ATGGCAAAAAATGACAATTTGAGAGTGGACATATCGGCTACGCTTAACAGCCGCGCGTCAAAGTATGCCAAGTTCATTCCCGGATTTATGGTGAAATGGCTTGAGCACACCATCTGCCAGGACGAGCTAAACGGAATACTCGAGCGCACAAGCGGGAAGCGGGGAGCCGAATTCTGCCACGCGGTACTCGACGACCTTGACATAAAGTATAATGTAATAGGAGCCGACAATATGCCCCCAAACCGCCGTGTAGTAATCGTGTCCAATCATCCGCTCGGCGCACTCGACGGCATTGCCCTCATCGACTGGGTGAGCAAGATCTACGGCCCCGGGGTGAAATTCATTGTCAATGACCTGCTTATGGCCGTCAAACCGCTCGACAACGTGTTTCTGCCCATCAACAAGCACGGCAAGCAGAGCCGTAAATCATCGAGCAACATCGAGGAGGTGTTTGCCGGCAACGACCCCATAATCATTTTCCCGGCAGGACTTGTGTCACGCAAACGCGACGAAGGCATACGTGACCTCAAATGGCAGAAAATGTTCATAAATAAAGCCGTCCAATACCACCGCGACATAATTCCGGTGTACTTTGATGGCAAAGATTCGCCGTTTTTTTATAATTTTGCAAAACTTCGGACTCGTGTCGGCCTCAAGTTCAATATCGAAATGATATATCTGCCGCGCGAAATATTCCGAAGCCGTCACGCCCGCTTTACAATAGTGGCCGGCAAGCCCATTCCCTACAATCGATTCAAGGGAGGGCGCAACGCCGCTATCGAAGCCAAGGCGATGAAGCGCATAGTTTATGATTTAAAATCTAAAATCCAATAA
- a CDS encoding GNAT family N-acetyltransferase — protein MDQKIIEPIPVEVLEAELTPDKFLRTANKGGNNVYIVDAHNSPNVMREIGRLREIAFRAAGGGTGKECDIDEFDTMTPPCRQLIVWDPREREIIGGYRFITGDDIRIQPDGRPRLATSHMFNFSQRFLDEFLPYTLELGRSFVRLEYQSTRAGVNALYALDNLWDGLGALTVIYPKVKYLFGKVTMYPSYNAECRNMILYFLSKHFPDNDSLVTPITPLDTHTDTEAMDRLFTGTTFKEDYKILNKAIREHGYNIPPLVNAYMSLSPSMRMFGTAINDEFGNVEESGIFFAVSEIFEEKKGRHIDTYHAPESMPCD, from the coding sequence ATGGACCAGAAGATTATTGAGCCGATACCCGTCGAGGTACTTGAAGCGGAGCTTACGCCCGACAAGTTTCTACGTACCGCCAATAAAGGGGGCAACAATGTCTACATCGTTGACGCCCACAACTCACCCAACGTAATGCGCGAAATAGGCCGCTTGCGTGAAATAGCGTTCCGCGCCGCAGGTGGCGGCACCGGCAAGGAGTGTGACATCGACGAGTTTGACACAATGACTCCGCCCTGCCGACAACTTATCGTGTGGGACCCACGCGAGCGTGAAATCATCGGCGGCTACCGATTCATTACCGGCGACGACATACGCATCCAGCCCGACGGACGCCCGAGGCTGGCCACAAGTCACATGTTTAACTTCTCACAGCGCTTTCTCGACGAATTCCTGCCCTACACGCTTGAGCTGGGACGCTCATTTGTAAGACTCGAATACCAGTCGACACGCGCAGGGGTCAACGCACTCTACGCCCTCGACAATCTCTGGGACGGTCTGGGCGCCCTCACCGTCATATACCCCAAGGTAAAATATCTCTTCGGCAAGGTGACGATGTATCCGAGCTACAACGCCGAATGCCGCAACATGATACTCTACTTCCTGTCGAAGCACTTCCCCGACAACGATTCGCTCGTGACACCGATCACGCCGCTCGACACCCACACCGACACCGAGGCCATGGACCGGCTCTTCACCGGCACCACATTCAAGGAGGACTACAAGATCCTCAACAAGGCCATACGCGAACACGGTTACAACATACCGCCGCTCGTAAACGCCTACATGAGCCTCTCGCCGTCGATGCGAATGTTTGGCACAGCCATCAACGATGAGTTTGGCAATGTCGAGGAGAGCGGAATATTCTTTGCTGTATCGGAAATCTTCGAGGAGAAAAAAGGACGTCACATCGACACCTACCACGCTCCCGAGTCAATGCCATGCGACTAA
- a CDS encoding capsule assembly Wzi family protein — translation MRLSLKCAAAAIVAVTWPFTVHSEVTIDYRGEIIENLGTGDFAPYYMASNVYGTVTQPYSTLLRASLSHTMSRDSRFSYGFGADVIGGYSSKTNYDAFVDGKWVTRGQGPAPIWLQQLYAEVKFRGLFMTAGMKETGSAMLDDNLSSGDITWSANSRPMPGVRIGFIDFQDIPLTNGWLQIDAVLFYGKPHDNNWLRDHFNHYNSFITSGHWNNYKRLYLRTNPSQPFSATFGMQAAAQFAGTCVTYRNGEIVSEVKAPLKLRDFYQMIIPRHGEYFYRGNHLGSWDIALRYRLRNGNEVRAYLQSPWEDGSGIGKMNGFDGLWGLEFRASKPGFITGAVLEYLDFTNQSGPLHWSPGDHPGTTITDEATGSDSYYNNYFYNGYACYGMSQGTPFIPSPLYNLDGYMRYADTRVRGFHAALRGNISSEVDYRMMISHRTGRGDSYLPRLHKVRDTSIMLEGIYKMQNTPEMDLKCQLAWDHGSMYGNNFGILVTISYKGSFNIGGR, via the coding sequence ATGCGACTAAGCCTGAAATGCGCGGCAGCAGCAATCGTAGCCGTCACGTGGCCCTTTACAGTGCACTCGGAGGTGACCATAGACTACCGGGGCGAGATAATCGAGAATCTCGGCACCGGTGACTTTGCACCCTACTACATGGCGTCAAATGTCTACGGAACGGTGACCCAGCCCTACTCAACACTCCTCAGAGCGTCACTGAGCCACACCATGTCACGCGACAGCCGCTTCAGCTACGGCTTCGGAGCCGATGTGATAGGAGGCTACTCGTCGAAAACCAACTACGACGCATTTGTCGACGGCAAGTGGGTGACACGAGGCCAAGGCCCGGCACCGATATGGCTTCAACAGCTCTATGCCGAGGTGAAGTTCCGCGGCCTGTTCATGACCGCCGGAATGAAAGAAACAGGGTCGGCAATGCTCGACGACAACCTGTCGAGCGGCGACATAACGTGGAGCGCCAACTCCCGACCCATGCCGGGAGTCAGGATAGGATTCATCGACTTCCAGGACATACCGCTGACCAACGGCTGGCTGCAAATAGATGCCGTGCTGTTCTACGGCAAGCCTCACGACAACAACTGGCTGCGCGACCACTTCAACCACTACAACTCATTCATAACCTCGGGACACTGGAACAACTACAAGCGTCTATATCTGCGCACCAATCCGTCGCAACCGTTTTCGGCGACATTCGGAATGCAGGCTGCGGCCCAATTTGCCGGAACATGCGTCACCTACCGCAACGGCGAGATTGTGTCGGAAGTGAAAGCGCCGCTGAAGCTGCGTGACTTCTACCAGATGATAATACCCCGTCACGGCGAATACTTCTACCGTGGCAACCACCTCGGGAGCTGGGACATAGCCCTGCGTTACCGGCTGCGCAACGGCAATGAGGTGAGAGCCTACCTGCAATCGCCGTGGGAGGACGGCTCGGGAATAGGCAAGATGAACGGATTTGACGGACTGTGGGGCCTGGAGTTCCGCGCCTCAAAGCCCGGATTCATAACCGGAGCGGTATTGGAGTACCTCGACTTCACCAATCAGTCGGGACCGCTGCACTGGTCGCCCGGCGACCATCCCGGGACCACCATAACCGACGAGGCCACGGGCTCCGACTCCTACTATAACAACTACTTCTATAACGGATATGCCTGTTACGGAATGTCGCAGGGCACCCCGTTCATTCCGTCGCCACTCTATAACCTCGACGGATACATGCGTTACGCCGACACCCGCGTGCGCGGCTTTCATGCGGCACTGAGGGGCAACATATCGTCGGAGGTCGACTACCGCATGATGATTTCACATCGCACGGGACGCGGCGACTCCTATCTGCCGCGACTTCACAAGGTGCGCGACACTTCAATAATGCTGGAGGGCATTTACAAGATGCAGAACACGCCTGAAATGGACCTGAAATGCCAGTTGGCATGGGACCACGGCAGCATGTACGGCAACAACTTCGGCATCCTGGTGACAATATCCTATAAAGGTTCATTCAACATAGGAGGCCGATGA
- a CDS encoding lipocalin-like domain-containing protein, whose product MMKRTISTLLIAILLPVIAGCTRNDGDIGTWFGSWKLERITIDGLIDEKYQGDIFWQFQSSVFCMRKILPHNEHEERWGTWKELGDNMLQLDFTHTDDSHPDGKDLYTPWPETHITRGITELKVLKLEVDDMRLQYTADDGTLYIYFLNKW is encoded by the coding sequence ATGATGAAACGAACGATAAGCACATTACTGATAGCGATTCTGCTTCCCGTCATTGCCGGCTGCACCCGCAACGACGGCGACATAGGCACGTGGTTTGGAAGCTGGAAGCTCGAGCGCATCACCATCGACGGACTGATCGACGAAAAGTACCAAGGCGACATCTTCTGGCAGTTTCAGTCGTCGGTATTCTGCATGCGCAAGATTCTCCCGCATAACGAACACGAAGAGCGATGGGGGACATGGAAGGAGCTCGGCGACAACATGCTGCAGCTCGACTTCACCCACACCGACGACAGTCATCCCGACGGGAAAGACTTGTACACGCCCTGGCCCGAAACCCACATAACGCGCGGCATAACCGAGCTGAAGGTATTGAAACTCGAAGTCGACGACATGCGACTGCAATATACGGCCGATGACGGCACTCTATATATTTACTTCCTAAACAAATGGTAA
- a CDS encoding NAD-dependent 4,6-dehydratase LegB codes for MANEGNKKVLVTGADGFIGSHLTELLLEEGYEVRALSVYNSFNYWGWLDDIKHPRLEVVSGDVRDAAFCRHITQGCDTVFHLAALIAIPYSYVAPESYVDTNIKGTLNMCQAALDHNVRRLIVTSTSEVYGTARYVPIDENHPRQPQSPYSATKIGADAIAKSFYNAFNLPVTIARPFNTYGPRQSARAIIPTIITQIANGVREIKVGDLSPTRDFNFVKDTCRGFLAIARAEGVEGEEINIATGAEVTMKQTLMKIAEIMDADINWVVDPKRIRPSKSEVFRLCGDNTKIETLTDWRPEWSLEEGLRATVDWFRNPDNLAKYKYNVYNR; via the coding sequence ATGGCAAACGAAGGCAACAAGAAAGTACTCGTGACAGGAGCCGACGGATTCATAGGCTCGCACCTCACCGAGCTTCTGCTTGAAGAGGGCTACGAAGTGAGGGCGCTAAGCGTCTACAACTCATTCAACTACTGGGGTTGGCTCGATGACATAAAGCATCCGCGCCTTGAAGTGGTAAGCGGCGATGTGCGCGACGCGGCGTTCTGCCGTCACATAACGCAGGGATGCGACACGGTGTTTCATCTCGCTGCGCTGATAGCCATCCCCTACAGCTATGTCGCCCCCGAAAGCTATGTCGACACCAACATAAAGGGCACGCTCAACATGTGTCAGGCGGCGCTCGACCACAATGTGCGCCGACTCATCGTCACATCCACCAGCGAAGTCTACGGCACGGCACGTTACGTGCCCATCGATGAGAATCATCCTCGCCAGCCGCAGTCGCCCTACTCGGCCACCAAGATAGGAGCCGATGCCATAGCCAAAAGCTTCTACAACGCCTTCAACCTGCCGGTGACGATTGCCCGCCCGTTCAACACCTACGGACCCCGCCAAAGCGCACGTGCCATAATACCTACAATAATCACTCAGATAGCCAACGGAGTGCGTGAAATAAAGGTGGGTGACCTGTCGCCCACCCGCGACTTCAACTTTGTCAAGGACACCTGCCGGGGATTTCTCGCTATAGCACGCGCCGAAGGTGTCGAGGGCGAAGAGATAAACATAGCCACAGGCGCCGAAGTGACCATGAAGCAGACATTGATGAAGATTGCCGAAATAATGGACGCCGACATAAACTGGGTGGTCGACCCCAAGCGCATCCGTCCGTCCAAGAGCGAGGTATTCCGCCTGTGCGGCGACAACACCAAGATTGAAACGCTCACCGACTGGCGTCCCGAGTGGAGCCTTGAAGAGGGGTTGCGCGCCACTGTCGACTGGTTCAGGAATCCCGACAATCTCGCCAAGTACAAATACAACGTTTACAACCGATGA
- a CDS encoding ATP-grasp domain-containing protein, with protein MSRSVNILFLGGAKRVSIGRMFIDAGRRMGFEVKLFSYELESHVPVSVIAEIIIGLRWRDPNLLKHMHDTVTAHSIDIIIPFVDGAIEPASLYCSTYGDAWAPSGDADTMKTLFDKAASATLFERNSLPIPATSDGNRTYPLIAKPRFGSASRGIRIISSDKEFDEIAEHIADYLIQEYIAQREEYTVDCYIDAHGTPICTVPRKRLEVVGGEVSRTVTLRDDRIMELSRKVIERLHLRGAVTLQFLRDITTDRMLLMEINPRLGGGAVCSVHAGADLPSFILSEWAGMSLTPCDNWRDGTEISRYQQEVVFYNNPNDK; from the coding sequence ATGAGCCGTAGCGTCAACATACTGTTTCTCGGAGGAGCAAAGCGGGTGTCGATAGGACGCATGTTCATCGACGCCGGCCGTCGCATGGGGTTTGAGGTCAAGCTATTCAGCTACGAGCTTGAGAGCCATGTGCCGGTGAGCGTCATCGCCGAAATCATAATCGGGCTGCGCTGGCGCGATCCCAATCTGCTCAAGCACATGCACGACACCGTAACGGCTCATTCGATCGACATCATAATCCCCTTTGTCGACGGAGCAATCGAGCCTGCATCCCTATATTGCAGCACCTACGGTGACGCATGGGCCCCCTCGGGCGATGCCGACACGATGAAAACGTTATTTGACAAAGCGGCTTCGGCAACACTCTTCGAGCGCAACAGCCTTCCCATACCGGCCACATCTGACGGCAACCGCACATATCCGCTCATCGCCAAACCGCGTTTCGGCTCGGCGTCACGCGGCATAAGGATAATATCATCCGACAAAGAGTTTGACGAAATAGCCGAACACATCGCCGACTACCTAATCCAGGAGTACATAGCGCAACGCGAGGAGTACACGGTCGACTGTTACATCGACGCCCACGGCACACCGATATGCACCGTGCCGCGAAAGCGGCTCGAAGTAGTGGGCGGAGAGGTGTCACGCACCGTGACGCTGCGTGACGACCGCATCATGGAACTGTCACGCAAGGTCATCGAGCGCCTGCATCTACGCGGAGCTGTCACGCTGCAATTTCTGCGTGACATCACCACCGACCGGATGCTTCTCATGGAGATCAATCCCCGACTCGGAGGCGGAGCCGTGTGCTCGGTTCACGCCGGTGCCGACCTGCCGTCATTCATCCTGTCGGAATGGGCGGGAATGTCGCTGACGCCATGCGACAACTGGCGTGACGGTACCGAAATAAGCCGCTACCAGCAGGAGGTGGTATTCTACAACAATCCGAACGACAAATAA
- the neuB gene encoding N-acetylneuraminate synthase, translating to MSKKVIIIAEAGVNHNGNLQLAQRMVHAAKEAGADYVKFQTAVPELVISSIAPKAEYQKENTGNDESQLEMCRAIHLPLSDYEGLAELCRKEGIGFMSTPFDLVSIDTLDRLDMDYWKIPSGEITNLPYLRKIAAKGGKVIMSTGMCELNEIEAAVEVLEKGGIPRRDITLLHCNTQYPTPMCDVNLKAMDALRTLHCGAVGYSDHTVGIEVPVAAVAMGAEVIEKHFTLDKTMPGPDHKASLDPQELKAMVTAIRNIEQATGSAEKHVSPSEAANIAIARKSIVAARDIKAGETFTEENITVKRPGNGISPMLWDSVIGQRATRDFPYDSLIQL from the coding sequence ATGAGCAAAAAAGTCATTATCATAGCCGAAGCCGGAGTAAATCACAACGGCAACCTTCAACTCGCACAACGCATGGTGCATGCCGCCAAGGAGGCGGGTGCCGACTACGTAAAGTTTCAGACAGCCGTGCCCGAACTTGTGATATCGTCCATCGCACCCAAAGCCGAATATCAGAAAGAGAACACCGGCAACGATGAGAGCCAGCTTGAGATGTGTCGCGCCATACACTTGCCGCTCAGCGACTACGAGGGTCTTGCCGAGCTGTGCCGCAAGGAGGGGATAGGATTCATGAGCACCCCGTTTGACCTCGTGTCAATCGACACACTCGACCGCCTCGACATGGACTACTGGAAGATTCCCTCGGGCGAGATAACCAACCTGCCCTATCTGCGCAAGATAGCAGCCAAGGGAGGCAAGGTGATAATGTCGACCGGCATGTGTGAGCTCAACGAAATAGAGGCGGCTGTGGAAGTGCTTGAAAAGGGAGGCATACCGCGCCGTGACATAACGCTGCTGCACTGCAACACCCAATACCCCACCCCGATGTGTGATGTCAACCTTAAAGCGATGGATGCGTTACGCACCCTGCATTGCGGAGCCGTGGGCTACAGCGACCACACCGTTGGCATCGAAGTGCCAGTGGCTGCAGTGGCCATGGGCGCCGAAGTGATCGAGAAGCACTTCACCCTCGACAAGACAATGCCCGGCCCCGACCACAAGGCGTCGCTCGACCCCCAGGAGCTAAAGGCAATGGTGACAGCCATCCGCAACATCGAGCAGGCAACAGGCTCGGCCGAGAAGCACGTGTCGCCCTCGGAAGCAGCCAACATCGCCATAGCCCGCAAAAGCATCGTGGCTGCGCGTGACATAAAAGCGGGAGAAACATTCACCGAAGAGAACATAACGGTAAAGCGTCCGGGCAACGGCATAAGCCCCATGCTGTGGGACTCGGTAATAGGCCAACGCGCCACACGTGACTTCCCCTACGACTCGTTAATCCAACTGTAA
- a CDS encoding putative transporter produces MDWINLLLIEHSSLQAIVIVSLICAIGMALGKVKIAGISLGVTFVFFIGIIAGHIGLSIDPAMLKYAENFGLVIFVYALGLQVGPGFFSSLAHGGVKLNVLGLSLALITLITAIALTYVTPVSIPDMMGLFCGATTNTPALGAVQQTLSQLGIPSSTPALGCAVTYPLGVVGVIIAVIIMRKLFIKPNEISDAPIGSLPKPKITEFEVSNPGIYGKTIEEIARLSNCHFVISRLWHNGTVSIPTSSSRLEAGDRLLVVSTPDDVEALHIVFGEQDKTDWNANDIDWNTVDRQLVSQPFIVTRRQINGKTLGSLRLRNLYGVNISRVYRSGLALLATPDLRLQLGDKIIVVGEQKAIDKIEPMIGNTINVLNEPNLFAVFIGIVLGIALGSIPFHFPGIGVPISIGLAGGPIIMGILVGTFGPRLHMVTYTTTSANLMLRAIGLALYLACLGLESGAHFFETVFRSEGLLWILLGMLLTIVPVLILGLFTVKVLKFDFGTTTGMLCGSMANPMALDYANSILPGDHQSIAYATVYPLSMFARVILVQIVILALM; encoded by the coding sequence ATGGATTGGATAAACCTACTGTTGATAGAGCACTCGTCGCTGCAGGCCATCGTGATAGTGTCGCTTATATGCGCTATAGGCATGGCACTCGGCAAGGTGAAGATAGCCGGCATCTCGCTCGGCGTGACATTCGTGTTCTTCATCGGAATCATAGCCGGTCACATAGGGTTGTCAATCGACCCGGCGATGCTGAAATATGCCGAGAATTTCGGATTGGTGATATTTGTCTATGCGCTGGGCCTGCAAGTGGGTCCCGGATTCTTCAGCTCGCTCGCCCACGGCGGAGTCAAGCTAAATGTCCTCGGACTGTCGCTGGCTCTGATCACGCTCATAACAGCCATAGCCCTGACCTATGTCACGCCGGTAAGCATCCCCGACATGATGGGCCTCTTCTGCGGCGCCACCACCAACACCCCGGCGCTCGGAGCCGTGCAACAGACACTGTCGCAGCTCGGCATCCCGTCGAGCACACCCGCACTTGGATGTGCCGTCACCTATCCGCTCGGTGTTGTGGGAGTGATAATCGCAGTCATCATAATGCGAAAGCTCTTCATCAAGCCCAATGAGATAAGCGACGCTCCCATAGGCTCGCTTCCGAAGCCTAAAATCACCGAGTTTGAGGTGTCAAACCCCGGAATCTACGGCAAGACAATCGAGGAAATAGCACGATTGTCCAACTGTCACTTCGTAATATCGCGACTGTGGCACAACGGCACGGTGTCGATACCCACATCGTCGTCACGCCTTGAAGCCGGCGACCGACTGCTCGTAGTGAGCACTCCCGACGATGTAGAGGCCCTGCATATAGTATTCGGCGAACAGGACAAGACCGACTGGAACGCAAACGATATCGACTGGAACACCGTCGACCGCCAGCTCGTGTCACAGCCTTTCATCGTCACACGCCGACAGATAAACGGCAAGACTCTCGGCTCGCTAAGACTGCGCAACCTCTACGGTGTCAACATAAGCCGCGTGTACCGAAGCGGACTCGCGCTTCTGGCAACCCCCGACCTGCGACTGCAGCTTGGCGACAAGATAATAGTAGTGGGCGAGCAGAAGGCAATCGACAAGATCGAGCCCATGATAGGCAACACTATCAACGTGCTCAACGAGCCAAACCTCTTTGCCGTGTTCATCGGCATCGTGCTCGGCATCGCATTGGGTTCGATTCCCTTCCACTTCCCCGGCATAGGAGTTCCCATAAGCATAGGACTTGCAGGAGGCCCCATCATCATGGGAATACTCGTGGGAACATTCGGCCCTCGACTGCACATGGTCACCTACACCACAACGAGCGCCAATCTCATGCTCCGCGCAATCGGCCTTGCGCTCTATCTCGCCTGCCTGGGACTTGAATCGGGAGCACACTTCTTTGAAACGGTATTCCGCTCCGAAGGCCTGTTGTGGATATTGCTTGGAATGTTGCTGACAATAGTGCCGGTGCTGATACTCGGACTATTCACAGTAAAAGTGCTGAAATTTGACTTCGGAACCACCACGGGAATGCTTTGCGGCTCAATGGCCAACCCCATGGCACTGGACTACGCCAACTCAATCCTGCCCGGCGACCACCAGTCAATAGCCTACGCCACCGTCTATCCCCTAAGCATGTTTGCCCGCGTAATCCTCGTCCAAATAGTGATCCTCGCCCTAATGTAA